From Pan troglodytes isolate AG18354 chromosome 9, NHGRI_mPanTro3-v2.0_pri, whole genome shotgun sequence, the proteins below share one genomic window:
- the LOC129136326 gene encoding cyclin-dependent kinases regulatory subunit 1-like, which translates to MSHKQIYYSDKYDDEEFEYRHVVLPKDIAKLVRKTHLMSESEWRNLGVQQSQGWVYYMIHEPEPHILLFRCPLPKKPKK; encoded by the coding sequence ATGTCGCACAAACAAATTTACTATTCAGACAAATACGACGACGAGGAGTTTGAGTATCGACATGTCGTGCTGCCCAAGGACATAGCCAAGCTGGTCCGTAAAACCCATTTGATGTCTGAATCTGAATGGAGGAATCTTGGCGTTCAGCAGAGTCAGGGATGGGTCTATTATATGATCCATGAACCAGAACCTCACATTTTGCTGTTCCGGTGCCCACTACCCAAGAAGCCAAAGAAATGA